The Longimicrobiales bacterium genome contains a region encoding:
- a CDS encoding amidohydrolase family protein, protein MPRHITFRPIAVLLAFALLAPAALVAQSAIAIVGATIIDGNGGPPLANGTIVLTGNRISAVGPSGSVDVPDGAQVIDGRGKFVTPGFIDSNVHLSLYGAGETIVRYEDRNADLTLESAQLQLKNGFTTVRDSYGSLLPLMEVRDAIARGEVVGPRMLVAGNIVGWGGPYSITFSLVRGTGLTLFQEQFNDFITQGSGEEWMEMEPEDLRVAVNDYLDLGPDFIKFGGTSHFSNPIMIGFSPRAQEVMVEETHRRGLVAETHSTSPEGLRLSVEAGIDLIQHPEVLPSVMSDALAEDIARRGTICAMLSNTLTGEPWERHLKQQADRAESEAEEEEEDAGQERARTSAELRAEARGNGEGMDIRRQNAEKLIATGCVTTIGTDNYLGTAPEFRRDPTKALSQSFGTGSVLATEGLVELGMTPMEAIVAVTKNGAMACLMLDELGTLEEGKFADVVILGADPLEDIRNIRVIETVIRDGTVVDLGALPNQRIFSNPADTLPDPGSM, encoded by the coding sequence ATGCCGAGGCACATCACGTTCCGTCCCATCGCCGTCCTGCTCGCCTTCGCTTTGCTCGCGCCCGCGGCCTTGGTCGCGCAGAGCGCCATCGCGATCGTCGGCGCCACGATCATCGACGGAAATGGAGGTCCGCCCCTCGCGAATGGAACGATCGTCCTGACGGGCAACCGCATCAGCGCGGTCGGTCCCAGCGGGAGCGTGGACGTCCCTGATGGGGCCCAGGTCATCGACGGTAGGGGCAAATTCGTCACCCCGGGCTTCATCGACAGCAACGTCCATCTCTCGTTGTACGGGGCAGGAGAGACGATCGTCCGGTATGAAGACAGGAACGCAGACCTGACGCTCGAGTCGGCCCAGCTCCAGCTCAAGAACGGATTCACGACGGTGCGGGACAGCTACGGGTCGCTGCTTCCACTCATGGAGGTCCGAGACGCGATCGCTCGAGGAGAGGTGGTCGGTCCTCGTATGCTCGTGGCGGGGAACATCGTGGGGTGGGGTGGGCCGTACTCCATCACCTTCTCGCTCGTGCGCGGCACCGGTCTCACGCTTTTTCAGGAGCAGTTCAACGACTTCATTACGCAGGGGTCGGGTGAGGAGTGGATGGAGATGGAGCCCGAGGATCTGCGTGTCGCCGTGAACGACTATCTCGATCTGGGACCGGACTTCATCAAGTTCGGGGGGACGAGTCACTTCTCGAACCCAATCATGATCGGCTTCAGCCCACGGGCCCAGGAGGTCATGGTCGAGGAGACACACAGGCGAGGCCTGGTGGCCGAGACGCACTCGACGAGCCCGGAAGGCCTGCGACTGTCTGTCGAGGCCGGCATCGATCTCATTCAGCACCCGGAGGTACTTCCGAGCGTCATGTCCGACGCGCTCGCCGAGGACATCGCCCGACGCGGGACGATCTGCGCCATGCTGTCGAACACGCTCACGGGTGAGCCCTGGGAACGACACCTGAAGCAGCAGGCGGATCGTGCCGAAAGCGAGGCAGAAGAGGAGGAGGAGGACGCGGGACAGGAGAGGGCGAGAACCTCGGCCGAACTGCGGGCCGAGGCGCGCGGGAACGGCGAAGGCATGGACATCCGTCGCCAGAATGCGGAGAAGCTCATCGCGACCGGTTGTGTGACGACGATCGGCACGGACAACTACCTCGGGACTGCGCCTGAATTCCGGCGCGACCCCACAAAAGCGCTCAGTCAGTCCTTCGGGACGGGGAGTGTGCTCGCCACCGAGGGGCTCGTCGAATTAGGGATGACGCCGATGGAGGCGATCGTGGCAGTGACGAAGAATGGAGCGATGGCTTGTCTCATGCTCGACGAACTGGGGACCCTCGAGGAAGGGAAGTTCGCCGATGTGGTCATTCTGGGGGCGGATCCGCTCGAGGACATCCGCAACATTCGCGTGATCGAGACCGTCATCAGGGACGGAACAGTCGTCGACCTCGGTGCTCTGCCGAACCAGCGGATCTTCTCGAATCCTGCAGACACGTTGCCGGACCCGGGGTCGATGTGA
- a CDS encoding APC family permease, whose translation MSGNIGASASAGGGTDRPELKRAISGFGFFALAFGSMIGVGWITALGGWFEQAGPVGAIVAFIAGGTLMLIIGLCYAEVTPMLPVTGGEVAYAYKAYGTSKAFIIGWFLAFGYLSVSAFEAISVGLVLSFLFPQVDVFPLYEIAGSTVYASHLLLALVFTGFITAINYFGVGIASRVQIVLTALFLLCAGLFVVSGISSGELGNLAPYFGDVTLGTGGLGGILAVFVTVPFWYVGFDTIPQAAEERREDAPLKRLGLYVVLAIIGSTVFYIAIILGAGMAGPWRETVESDLPTAAAFAAAFESQTLVRLVLVAGLIGLLTSWNGFFLAGSRVLFSLGRGRIIHESFGEAHARYGTPARAVLFSGLVTFLSACLGRGAILAFVDVGSFCIALAFLGVSLSLIRLRKAFPDLERPYRLPGGNALAYVAAAGSLFILLVMLVPGSPSQLVWPLEWFVLAALSVTGLAFWFSARGYRQRVSEDDRAKLILEDYA comes from the coding sequence TTGAGCGGTAACATCGGCGCGTCTGCCTCCGCAGGAGGAGGTACGGATCGACCAGAGCTGAAGCGAGCGATCAGCGGCTTCGGCTTCTTCGCACTCGCGTTCGGCTCGATGATCGGAGTCGGGTGGATCACCGCGCTGGGCGGGTGGTTCGAGCAGGCAGGCCCGGTCGGAGCGATTGTCGCGTTTATTGCCGGCGGCACGCTCATGTTGATCATCGGGCTGTGTTACGCCGAGGTCACACCCATGCTCCCGGTCACCGGTGGAGAGGTCGCATACGCGTACAAGGCGTATGGTACCTCGAAGGCCTTTATTATCGGGTGGTTCTTGGCCTTCGGCTACCTGTCTGTTTCGGCCTTCGAGGCCATTTCGGTGGGGTTGGTCCTCTCGTTTCTGTTCCCCCAGGTCGACGTCTTCCCGCTCTACGAGATCGCCGGCTCGACGGTCTACGCTTCGCACCTGTTGCTGGCGCTCGTCTTCACCGGCTTCATCACGGCCATCAACTACTTCGGCGTGGGAATCGCATCGCGCGTACAGATTGTTCTGACCGCGCTCTTCCTGCTCTGCGCTGGCCTGTTTGTGGTGTCGGGAATCAGTAGTGGGGAGCTCGGCAATTTGGCTCCTTACTTTGGGGATGTGACGCTCGGGACCGGTGGGCTCGGAGGCATACTTGCCGTCTTCGTGACGGTGCCCTTCTGGTACGTCGGCTTCGACACGATTCCGCAGGCCGCAGAGGAGCGTCGGGAAGATGCTCCGCTGAAGCGGCTAGGCCTCTATGTGGTCCTCGCCATCATCGGTTCCACGGTTTTCTACATTGCCATCATACTCGGGGCCGGCATGGCCGGGCCTTGGCGGGAAACCGTGGAGAGTGATCTGCCAACAGCCGCGGCGTTTGCGGCGGCTTTCGAGTCTCAGACGCTCGTGCGGCTCGTGCTCGTGGCTGGTCTCATCGGGCTGCTTACGAGTTGGAACGGATTCTTCTTGGCGGGTTCCCGCGTGCTGTTTTCGTTGGGCCGCGGCCGCATCATCCACGAGTCGTTCGGTGAGGCGCATGCCCGATACGGGACCCCCGCGAGGGCTGTCCTGTTCAGCGGTCTGGTGACTTTCTTGTCGGCTTGCCTGGGCCGAGGTGCGATCCTCGCCTTCGTCGATGTTGGGTCGTTCTGCATCGCGCTGGCGTTTCTCGGAGTGTCGCTCTCGCTGATTAGACTCCGGAAGGCGTTCCCGGATCTGGAACGGCCGTACCGGCTACCAGGCGGAAACGCGCTTGCGTACGTGGCGGCTGCCGGGTCGCTGTTCATTCTGCTCGTGATGCTCGTACCGGGGAGTCCGAGTCAGCTCGTTTGGCCTCTGGAGTGGTTCGTGCTCGCGGCGCTCAGCGTAACCGGGCTCGCCTTCTGGTTCAGTGCCCGTGGGTACAGACAACGGGTATCCGAAGACGACCGGGCGAAGCTGATTCTGGAGGACTACGCCTAG
- a CDS encoding CehA/McbA family metallohydrolase yields MNSRRILPALASILLFLPGPVTGQWTSRYTQVGNGHHVYLEGYELPTLATGPMDPAVSPDGTQIAMADRGWLWLVDLETGVATQLTTGGEMDSRPRWAPNGDRIVFVRDDGADTWIVEIDVASGREDIVVDTDAIELDPSYGLDGSIWYASGESGAIRIWRLDPDGTTRTEVAGEGRVSRRPQLTPDGGQLLYLEKGGSNRVLLRDLTTGEERTIVEGMLLSQTEPALSPDGRRVAFQIPQAHGDGWELRFASLDRPGSTMLLAGGGDRLPLAPAWGPDGQWVWFSEAGDDEIFRLYKVSVDGGPVEMVDITAFDTAARWGRLRLTTQSALQPGPVATRVSVVDANGHAVFPRGHVPRFDGQTGRVFFYSDGVVELDAPPGEVTVTIARGLAAPAEQRRAVVLPGQVATLEIQLRPVWDAAAAGWLSGDQHFHLNYGGPYRLDPEDLRAVMAGEGLDVATPLVANLHERLGEQHWFGWADGGAAPMVRFGQEVRSHFLGHLGLIGTDEMFWPWVWGPGYQAYGQDDRANDEVTKFARRQGGIASYVHPAGADPFGDPAALGLPVGLVADGILGDVQALEIACLWTDELGTAEVWYQFLNLGWPVAATSGSDVMLNFYRTMAPGATRTYVHTGDAQDFDSYLAGVAAGRSFVTNGPLIEFEVEGAGPGETTPADGTAEWTLALHTAVGVSRVEIIVNGEVAWSDEAGSGAHQRFSGSVEIPAGGWIAVRVVGPDTESWPAMDSYAFAHSSPTWIGEVGSVDREAELRSVATLRAALVGAKASLLEGYEGADIPTLISRFEAAEAALDARKGGVPRP; encoded by the coding sequence ATGAACTCACGTCGCATCCTGCCCGCACTCGCTTCGATCCTGCTCTTCCTTCCCGGACCGGTGACGGGTCAGTGGACGAGCCGCTACACCCAGGTCGGGAATGGCCACCACGTGTACCTCGAAGGGTACGAGCTCCCCACCCTGGCGACCGGCCCGATGGATCCGGCCGTCTCGCCCGATGGCACGCAGATCGCGATGGCCGACCGAGGCTGGCTGTGGCTCGTCGATCTCGAGACCGGGGTCGCCACGCAGCTCACGACGGGCGGAGAGATGGACTCACGTCCTCGCTGGGCCCCGAACGGCGACCGGATCGTCTTCGTGCGCGATGACGGAGCGGACACGTGGATCGTCGAGATCGATGTGGCGAGTGGACGGGAGGACATCGTGGTCGACACAGACGCGATCGAACTCGATCCCAGCTACGGCCTGGACGGATCGATCTGGTACGCCTCAGGCGAATCGGGGGCGATCCGCATTTGGCGGCTCGATCCGGACGGCACGACACGCACGGAGGTCGCAGGCGAGGGCAGGGTTTCTCGCAGACCTCAGCTCACACCGGACGGTGGCCAGCTGCTGTACCTCGAGAAGGGCGGCAGCAACCGGGTGCTTCTTCGGGACCTCACCACCGGAGAAGAACGAACGATCGTCGAAGGGATGCTCCTCTCGCAGACCGAGCCTGCCCTCTCGCCCGACGGGCGTCGGGTCGCCTTTCAAATTCCCCAGGCCCACGGCGACGGGTGGGAGCTTCGCTTCGCTTCGCTCGATCGTCCTGGCTCCACGATGCTTCTCGCGGGCGGAGGCGACCGCCTGCCCCTCGCCCCGGCCTGGGGCCCCGACGGCCAGTGGGTCTGGTTCAGTGAAGCCGGCGACGACGAGATCTTCCGTCTCTACAAAGTCTCCGTTGACGGAGGTCCCGTTGAGATGGTCGACATCACGGCGTTCGACACCGCGGCTCGCTGGGGTCGGCTGCGGTTGACGACACAATCGGCCCTCCAACCCGGGCCCGTCGCCACCCGCGTCTCCGTGGTGGATGCGAACGGTCATGCTGTGTTTCCCCGGGGTCATGTGCCCCGGTTCGACGGCCAGACGGGGCGGGTCTTCTTCTACTCCGACGGCGTCGTGGAGCTGGACGCACCTCCGGGCGAGGTGACAGTGACGATCGCCCGAGGGCTCGCTGCGCCCGCCGAGCAACGCCGAGCCGTGGTTTTGCCTGGACAGGTCGCAACCCTGGAGATCCAGCTTCGGCCGGTGTGGGACGCCGCGGCCGCCGGATGGCTCTCGGGTGACCAGCACTTCCACCTCAACTACGGCGGGCCCTACCGACTCGACCCGGAAGACCTGCGTGCGGTCATGGCTGGAGAGGGTCTCGATGTGGCCACACCGCTTGTGGCCAATCTCCACGAGCGCTTGGGAGAGCAGCACTGGTTTGGGTGGGCCGATGGCGGTGCGGCCCCGATGGTTCGTTTCGGTCAGGAGGTTCGCTCTCATTTCTTGGGACACCTGGGGCTGATCGGGACCGACGAGATGTTCTGGCCCTGGGTTTGGGGTCCGGGCTATCAGGCGTACGGCCAGGACGACCGGGCCAACGACGAGGTCACGAAATTCGCCCGCCGTCAGGGAGGAATCGCGTCGTATGTGCACCCGGCGGGCGCCGACCCCTTCGGCGATCCGGCGGCACTCGGCCTTCCAGTAGGACTCGTCGCGGACGGTATCCTCGGCGACGTACAGGCCCTCGAGATCGCCTGCCTCTGGACCGACGAGCTCGGGACTGCCGAGGTCTGGTACCAGTTCCTGAACCTGGGATGGCCGGTTGCGGCGACGTCGGGCAGCGACGTGATGCTGAACTTCTACCGGACAATGGCGCCCGGCGCGACGCGGACCTACGTCCACACCGGCGATGCACAGGACTTCGACAGCTACCTCGCGGGAGTCGCGGCAGGACGGAGCTTCGTGACGAACGGTCCGCTGATCGAATTTGAGGTCGAGGGAGCCGGCCCGGGTGAGACGACGCCGGCCGATGGCACCGCAGAGTGGACACTCGCCCTGCACACCGCCGTGGGTGTCTCCAGGGTCGAGATCATCGTCAATGGCGAGGTCGCCTGGAGCGACGAGGCTGGAAGCGGGGCGCATCAACGCTTCTCAGGCAGCGTCGAAATTCCGGCTGGAGGATGGATCGCCGTGCGGGTCGTAGGCCCGGACACAGAGTCATGGCCAGCGATGGACAGCTACGCCTTCGCGCATAGTTCGCCGACCTGGATCGGCGAGGTCGGCAGCGTCGATCGTGAAGCCGAACTCCGGTCGGTCGCGACCCTACGTGCGGCGCTGGTGGGCGCGAAGGCCTCGCTCCTGGAAGGATACGAAGGCGCCGACATTCCGACTCTCATCTCTCGTTTCGAGGCCGCGGAGGCCGCGCTCGACGCCCGCAAAGGCGGGGTGCCCCGCCCCTGA
- a CDS encoding zinc-dependent metalloprotease, with translation MIQRILRSFLSLTVLAAVALATVPEQAEAQRGGGAGGAAAGELPSIADKTEGMDRMDGFLPLYWDADMGQLWMEIPEMGVEMIHFMGYGAGLGSNDLGLDRGALRGSRIVKFERVGRKILMVQPNYRFRAQSDNPDERRAVRDAFARSVIWDFAPAAETGGRVLVDATPFVLADHINAGASMQPGTYRLDANRSTVFMEMTNVFPTNTEMEAELTFVNAAGGGGRGFGRGGGGFEGVSSVAATGAAASIRLHHSFVGLPDDNYEPRMYDPRSGYGANSFQDYAVPLGEDMTQRAIRRHRLEKQNPNAAMSDPVEPIIYYLDPGTPEPVRSALLDGARWWDQAFEAAGYNNAFQVRMRPDSISSLDARYNVINWVHRSTRGWSTGGSVTDPRTGEIIKGVVTLGSLRVRQDYMMAEGMLSPYTDGDENPPELSEWALARIRQLSAHEVGHTIGLGHNYYNSTAGRISVLDYPHPLVTLENGRLDHSEVYDTDIGEWDIASIKYGYSDFPDGTDEEAELMEILQDAWDDDVRYMTGGDVGNGPQADQWANGTDMAAELNRMMDVRAAAMSNFGEAAIRGGRPMATIEEALVPLYMYHRYQVASTATAVGGVEYVYATRGDGLTPFETVSASAQREALSALMRTLQPSELALPRDVIGLIPPRPPGYGRSRETFPRYTGGRFDAVTPAVVAASHTVNSLLTADRAARLVQQSMLDDDQLSLDAVLGGLIRSTFGEMSSDAYEAQIQQAVQAIVIDRMMWLAGNASMHSVRATTNGMLDRMKTRLAEAGPHGMTLAQEIERFMERPHAPAEAVGGVNAPPGAPIGQPAMNWMIGSPAQDWLSLTEPWCTWDNEIVWN, from the coding sequence ATGATTCAACGCATCCTTCGCTCGTTCTTGAGCCTCACAGTGCTCGCCGCGGTGGCCCTCGCCACGGTACCAGAGCAAGCAGAAGCTCAGCGCGGCGGTGGCGCCGGTGGAGCTGCGGCAGGCGAACTGCCATCGATCGCCGACAAGACAGAGGGCATGGACCGTATGGACGGCTTCCTCCCGCTGTACTGGGATGCCGACATGGGCCAGCTCTGGATGGAGATTCCGGAGATGGGCGTCGAGATGATCCACTTCATGGGATACGGGGCCGGACTCGGATCGAACGATCTCGGACTCGACCGCGGAGCGCTGCGTGGCTCGCGAATCGTGAAGTTCGAGCGCGTGGGTCGGAAGATCCTGATGGTGCAGCCGAACTACCGGTTCCGTGCCCAGAGCGACAACCCGGACGAGCGGCGCGCCGTCCGTGACGCCTTCGCCCGCTCCGTCATCTGGGACTTCGCCCCTGCGGCAGAGACGGGTGGCAGAGTGCTCGTGGACGCGACGCCGTTCGTGCTCGCCGACCACATCAATGCCGGCGCGTCGATGCAGCCCGGTACGTATCGGCTGGATGCGAATCGCAGCACCGTCTTCATGGAGATGACGAACGTCTTCCCCACGAATACGGAGATGGAAGCCGAGCTGACCTTCGTGAACGCCGCCGGCGGCGGCGGTCGGGGCTTCGGGCGCGGTGGCGGCGGCTTCGAGGGCGTGAGCAGCGTGGCAGCTACGGGTGCCGCAGCGAGCATTCGCCTGCATCACTCGTTCGTTGGGCTTCCCGACGACAACTACGAGCCACGCATGTACGACCCACGGTCGGGCTACGGCGCGAACTCGTTCCAGGACTACGCGGTCCCGCTCGGTGAGGACATGACGCAACGGGCCATCCGCCGTCATCGCCTCGAGAAGCAGAACCCCAATGCGGCCATGAGCGACCCGGTCGAGCCGATCATCTACTACTTGGATCCCGGCACGCCTGAGCCCGTACGCTCGGCGCTTCTGGACGGTGCTCGTTGGTGGGACCAGGCGTTCGAGGCTGCCGGGTACAACAACGCCTTCCAGGTCAGGATGCGGCCAGACAGCATCAGTTCGTTGGACGCGCGCTACAATGTGATCAACTGGGTGCACCGTTCAACGCGTGGTTGGTCCACGGGTGGCTCCGTGACTGACCCGCGCACCGGAGAGATCATCAAGGGTGTCGTGACCCTCGGCTCTCTGCGTGTTCGTCAGGACTACATGATGGCAGAGGGAATGCTGTCACCCTACACCGACGGTGATGAGAACCCACCGGAGCTTTCCGAGTGGGCGCTCGCGCGCATCCGGCAGCTGTCCGCGCACGAAGTCGGACACACCATCGGGTTGGGGCACAACTACTACAACTCGACCGCGGGCCGCATCTCCGTGCTGGACTATCCGCACCCGCTGGTGACGCTCGAGAACGGACGGCTCGACCACTCCGAGGTCTACGACACAGACATCGGCGAATGGGACATCGCCTCAATCAAGTACGGCTACTCGGACTTCCCGGACGGAACGGACGAAGAAGCCGAGCTCATGGAGATACTTCAGGACGCATGGGACGACGACGTCCGCTACATGACGGGCGGGGATGTCGGCAACGGGCCGCAGGCCGATCAGTGGGCAAACGGCACCGATATGGCCGCCGAACTCAACCGCATGATGGATGTACGCGCGGCGGCGATGTCGAACTTCGGTGAAGCCGCGATCCGTGGTGGCCGCCCCATGGCCACGATCGAAGAAGCGCTGGTGCCGCTCTACATGTACCACCGGTACCAGGTCGCATCGACTGCGACTGCGGTAGGTGGTGTGGAATACGTCTACGCGACCCGGGGTGACGGGCTGACACCGTTCGAGACCGTCTCCGCCAGTGCCCAGCGGGAAGCCCTGAGTGCCCTCATGCGCACGCTACAGCCGTCGGAGTTGGCGCTGCCACGTGACGTGATCGGACTGATTCCGCCTCGTCCGCCGGGATACGGACGGAGCCGCGAGACGTTCCCGCGCTACACGGGCGGGCGTTTCGACGCGGTAACACCAGCAGTCGTGGCTGCGAGTCACACCGTAAATAGCCTGCTCACGGCTGACCGCGCGGCGCGGCTGGTTCAGCAGTCGATGTTGGACGATGACCAGCTGAGTCTTGATGCCGTGCTCGGCGGCCTGATCCGCTCGACCTTCGGTGAGATGTCGTCCGATGCCTACGAGGCACAGATCCAGCAGGCCGTTCAGGCCATCGTGATCGACCGGATGATGTGGCTCGCCGGAAACGCGAGCATGCATTCGGTACGGGCCACGACGAACGGGATGCTGGACCGGATGAAGACCCGTCTCGCAGAGGCGGGTCCGCACGGCATGACCCTCGCTCAGGAAATCGAGCGTTTCATGGAGCGTCCACATGCACCGGCTGAAGCAGTCGGCGGCGTAAATGCACCTCCGGGTGCGCCCATCGGGCAGCCGGCAATGAACTGGATGATCGGGTCTCCGGCGCAGGACTGGTTGAGTCTGACGGAGCCGTGGTGCACCTGGGACAACGAGATCGTTTGGAACTAG
- a CDS encoding amidohydrolase, whose protein sequence is MDLLLHNGKIVTVDDAFSIYQAVAVRDGVIVDVGGDDLLSRYEATRTIDLEGKTVLPGFNDTHLHISGDPIRQIDLTETGSVAELQEQVRAKVAELGEGEWITGYGWSEDAFTEQRKPTRADLDEAAPSNPVTLTRAGGHSAVVNSLAFDLAGITKDSPNPDRGILEKDGRGELNGVIRERQDIVGRLVPRATREETRPSFVQHLQDLLELGITSMTQAGVSTRGYEEWETVYSEHGEGLPRASVQIRWGGPEQMEAFGKKTGDGDDRLRVGAVKVFVDGGFTGPSAYTIDEYLSEPGFHGSLDIDEQELLTLVGQAHEMGWQMGFHAIGDAAIKLIVDYFAQTLEASPRDDHRHYLNHFTVRPPPEVMELMAEHGIMITQQPNFTYTLEGRYVEYLHEEHAAHNNPLRSPMDHGVFVALSSDILPIGPMVGIYAAVTRKGASGAVFAPEERLTMEEAIRGYTRNGAHITFEEGVKGTLEPGMLADMIVLSDDLLTIDSEQILDVLIETTIVGGRVVFER, encoded by the coding sequence GTGGATTTACTGCTCCACAACGGAAAGATCGTGACGGTCGACGACGCTTTCTCGATCTACCAGGCGGTAGCAGTGCGCGACGGTGTGATCGTCGACGTCGGCGGGGATGATCTGCTCTCCCGGTACGAAGCGACTCGCACGATCGACCTCGAAGGGAAGACAGTCCTTCCGGGGTTCAACGACACACATCTGCACATCAGCGGCGACCCCATCCGTCAAATCGACCTGACTGAGACCGGTTCGGTCGCGGAACTGCAAGAGCAGGTCCGGGCCAAGGTCGCAGAACTCGGGGAAGGGGAGTGGATCACCGGATATGGCTGGTCCGAAGATGCCTTCACAGAACAGCGCAAACCGACACGAGCGGACCTGGACGAGGCGGCTCCGAGCAATCCTGTGACGCTAACCCGAGCGGGTGGGCACAGCGCGGTGGTCAACAGCTTGGCGTTCGATCTCGCGGGGATCACCAAGGACAGCCCGAATCCAGATCGTGGCATCCTCGAGAAAGATGGGCGGGGCGAACTGAACGGCGTCATCCGGGAGCGCCAGGACATCGTGGGCAGGCTTGTCCCTCGTGCGACACGAGAGGAGACCCGCCCGAGCTTCGTACAGCACCTTCAAGACCTGCTCGAGCTTGGCATCACGAGCATGACTCAGGCAGGTGTATCGACGCGCGGCTACGAAGAGTGGGAGACGGTTTATAGCGAGCACGGAGAGGGACTCCCGCGCGCCAGCGTTCAGATCAGATGGGGCGGACCCGAACAAATGGAGGCCTTCGGCAAGAAGACCGGCGACGGAGACGACCGGCTGCGGGTTGGGGCGGTAAAGGTCTTCGTCGATGGTGGCTTCACTGGGCCCAGCGCTTATACGATCGACGAGTATCTGAGTGAGCCCGGTTTCCATGGGTCACTCGATATCGACGAGCAGGAATTGTTGACGCTCGTCGGGCAGGCCCATGAGATGGGATGGCAGATGGGTTTCCACGCCATCGGAGACGCGGCGATCAAACTCATCGTCGACTATTTCGCTCAGACGCTCGAGGCCTCACCGCGCGACGATCATCGGCATTACCTCAACCACTTCACGGTGCGTCCTCCGCCGGAAGTGATGGAGTTGATGGCCGAACACGGGATCATGATCACGCAGCAGCCGAACTTCACCTACACGCTCGAGGGTCGGTACGTCGAGTACCTGCACGAGGAGCATGCGGCGCACAACAACCCGCTACGCAGCCCTATGGATCACGGCGTTTTTGTGGCGCTTAGCAGTGACATTCTGCCCATTGGCCCAATGGTGGGCATTTACGCTGCGGTCACACGGAAGGGTGCATCAGGCGCCGTCTTCGCACCGGAAGAGCGACTGACGATGGAAGAGGCGATTCGTGGCTACACACGGAACGGTGCCCACATCACGTTCGAGGAAGGCGTCAAGGGCACTCTGGAGCCGGGTATGCTGGCAGACATGATTGTCTTGTCCGACGACCTGTTGACGATCGATTCTGAGCAGATCCTAGACGTTCTGATCGAGACGACCATCGTCGGTGGGCGGGTCGTCTTTGAGCGGTAA
- a CDS encoding amidohydrolase, translating to MSRATIVLAVAMALANPLSAQMSKADVMSFLDSQEEQLTDIAMEIWDLAEVGYLEEQSSALLAGELEAHGFDLEWGVAGIPTAFVATYGSGSPVVGVLAEFDALPGINQDAVPFRSPIEGKIAGHACGHHLYGTASSAAAIGAAEWLRQTGNPGTIRLYGTPAEEGGSGKVYMVREGLFDDVDVVLAWHAGDRNSASPGSNLAVKSAKFRFSGVSAHAAGAPERGRSALDGVEAMNFMANLMREHVPQESRLHYVITSGGSAPNVVPDFSEVYYYVRHPDPEMVRAIFDRLVSAAEGAASGTGTTMEYEVIGGSYSRLSVTALQEVVYENLMTVGGVYYDDQEWTFAEALKNELPAAPELESAAEIMPFEYRRTNASSDAGDVSWMVPASTLSTATWIPGTGAHSWQAIAAGGTTIGAKGMMVAAKTMALTAIDLFTSPEKVAAIRAEFEEFRGVDFQYDPLIGDRAPPLDYRASLIGGR from the coding sequence ATGTCACGTGCCACCATTGTCCTCGCCGTCGCCATGGCGCTGGCCAACCCTCTCTCGGCCCAGATGTCCAAGGCGGACGTCATGTCGTTCCTCGACTCCCAAGAGGAGCAGCTCACAGACATCGCCATGGAGATCTGGGATCTCGCCGAGGTCGGGTACCTGGAAGAACAAAGCTCAGCACTCTTGGCTGGCGAACTTGAGGCCCATGGCTTCGACCTCGAGTGGGGCGTCGCGGGGATCCCGACCGCATTTGTCGCGACATATGGCTCCGGATCGCCCGTGGTGGGCGTGCTCGCTGAATTCGATGCGCTTCCGGGCATCAATCAGGACGCTGTTCCGTTTCGTTCACCCATCGAGGGGAAGATCGCAGGGCATGCCTGCGGCCATCACTTGTATGGCACTGCGTCCAGCGCAGCGGCGATTGGGGCCGCAGAGTGGCTGCGGCAGACGGGCAATCCGGGCACGATCAGGCTCTATGGCACGCCTGCGGAGGAAGGCGGCTCGGGTAAGGTCTACATGGTCCGCGAAGGCCTCTTCGACGACGTCGACGTGGTGCTCGCCTGGCATGCTGGCGATCGCAACAGCGCCAGTCCTGGATCCAATCTGGCGGTGAAGTCGGCCAAATTCCGCTTCAGCGGTGTCTCGGCCCACGCCGCCGGCGCCCCCGAACGCGGACGGTCGGCTCTCGACGGGGTGGAGGCTATGAATTTCATGGCGAACCTCATGCGCGAGCACGTTCCGCAGGAGTCACGCCTGCACTATGTGATCACATCAGGAGGCTCGGCGCCCAATGTCGTGCCCGATTTCTCCGAGGTGTACTACTACGTCCGGCACCCTGACCCAGAGATGGTGCGCGCCATCTTCGACCGGCTCGTGAGCGCGGCAGAAGGGGCAGCATCGGGGACCGGGACGACAATGGAGTACGAAGTCATTGGTGGGTCGTACTCGCGTCTCTCCGTCACCGCTCTGCAGGAAGTCGTGTACGAGAATCTCATGACGGTGGGCGGCGTCTATTACGACGACCAAGAGTGGACATTCGCCGAGGCTCTGAAGAACGAGTTGCCTGCCGCACCTGAGTTGGAAAGCGCGGCGGAAATCATGCCGTTCGAGTACCGTCGCACCAACGCCTCGTCCGACGCCGGAGACGTGAGCTGGATGGTGCCTGCTTCCACGTTGTCCACGGCGACGTGGATCCCCGGAACGGGCGCCCATTCCTGGCAGGCCATCGCTGCAGGGGGCACCACCATTGGCGCGAAAGGCATGATGGTCGCAGCGAAGACGATGGCCCTCACGGCGATCGATCTCTTCACCAGTCCCGAGAAGGTGGCCGCGATCCGAGCGGAGTTCGAAGAGTTCCGTGGCGTGGACTTCCAATACGACCCGCTCATTGGCGATCGCGCTCCGCCACTGGACTACAGGGCTTCACTGATCGGTGGTCGCTAG